GCCGACCCCGTGGTTGATGTGCACCACGAAGTCACCCTCATTGAGTTCGCGCAAAGACAGGAGCGAGAAGCCCCGCTTGTATACTGGTTCCTCGGGGCGCTTGAGCTTGCGCCAGCCATAGATCTCGCGTCCGGTGAGCACCACCAGCTGGGCGCTGGGCAGGGCGAACCCGGCAGAAATGTCGATATGCGCTACAGTTACCGCACCCGGTTGCAGCTCCTGCGTTTCGCTCTGCTCGAGAACCCGCTTCAGACCGCGCTTCCGCAGGACATCGGCAGTCTGCGCCACTTCATTGGCGCAGACCAGTAACTTGCGGCCCTCGCGCTGCCACTCGGCCAGACCCTCCACGAGAAGCTCGAACTTCCCCCCGAAACTGTCCACCGGGGGCGTGCGGAACCGTACCACTTCGGCGTTCGGGGCCCAGGGCACCTCGCGCTGAAGCATGGTCAGGTAAACCACAGGGCGCTCCCGTGGTGCCGAAAAGTGCTTGGCGGTCAGCTTCGCGAAGGGCATGCACGCGGTCTCCGGCAGACGCAGCAGAGATCCGAGCTTCACGCCTTTGTCGTACGCCTTGTGGACGTCCTCCTCGAACTGCATGGCGTGGGACTTGAGCCGCACAGGCTCGTCCACGATCAGGACCGCGTCGGAGGGCAGGTAGTCGCAAAGGCTGTCAAGCTCCGGGTAGATGAAAGGCAGGTAGTGCATCATGCTCGGAGTGGCTGTGAGATTCTGCAGGGCCTCCAGGTCCTGTTCCATGCGGGCCTTGAGGCGATCGGCTTCGCGGTACTTCCCCTGGGAATTGAGCTGATCCAGTTCACGCCGGAATGCGCTCTTGATGGCCGGAAAGGACTTCTGCACGGCCTCCCGGAACAAGAGCAATTCCCCTGCCGGTCCGATGCCCACGCTGTCCACGGGCTGGATGGACCGCTGAGTGATCGGGTCGAAAGTGCGGATCTGCTCTACCTCATCGCCGAAGAACTCCACTCGCACCGGGTAGGGCGACGTGGGCGGGGAGACGTCCAAGATGTCGCCGCGGATCGAAAACTGGGCGATGTCATCCACAAGGTTGACCCGCTCATAGCCCAGGTTCAGCAAGGCGAAGGCCATGTCATCCCGCGGGTAGCTCTCCCCGGTGCGCAGTTCCCGTCGGGCCTTGAGGATCTCCTGGCGGGGCATGGTCAGGTGCAAGAGGCTGCTGACGGCGGCAATGACGATCACCGGCCGGCCTGAACACAGGCGCTCCAGCACCGTGAGACGATCGGCAACCTGCTGGCGCTCGGGCTCCACGCCGTCATACAGGGCGGAGGCGATTGCAGGGTAAAGGAGCACCCGTTCCGAGCCTTTCGGGGAGTCGCCATCGGCAAGGAGTGCCCGCAGGTCATCATAGATCGCCCTGGCGCGTTCCTCGTTGTAGGTGGCGATAAGTGCAGTGGTTTGGGGATCACGCAGGAGGCCGGCGCAGAGGAGCGCTTTCCCCGCCCCACTCACGCCCTCGACGCACACAGCCGCGCCGTGCGAGTCCAACCGTGACCGCAGATCGCGGAACTCGTCGGACCGGGCCAGAACCTCGTGAAGACTGTCCAGAATGCCCCTTGCCATAGTCAATCACGCAACACGACCAGCCCGAGGAGCGCTCGGGCTGGCTGATCACCTGTGACAGATTCCGTAACGGGCCGCCCCGGGTCTGGCTGAGGGTGCCCGTCATCTCGCGTCAGGCCTGTTCCCACGCCAGGGCTCCGGCCCCGAAGACACCGGCGTCGTTGCCGAACCGCGCCGGGACGATGTTCTGCACGTCGAAACCGCTGATCAGGCTGCGCGCTGCCACCGTGCGCTTGATCGGGTCAAAGATGAACTTCCCCGCTGCGGCGATGCCCCCACCGATCACGATCAAGTCCGGGTCGCACAGGACAATGCAGTTACACAGCGCCAGGCCGATGTAGTAGCCCGCCCGCTGGTAAACATCGATTGCGGCCGCATCTCCTGCCTCACAGGCCTCCGTGACGACCTGCGGGGTGAGACGGCACTGATTGCCGCTGGTAAGGTCATTCAGGAGTGTGGGGCGGCCGGACTGGATCGCCCGGGCGGCCATGTCGATGATGGCCTGCTTTGCAGCCATGGCCTCCAGGCAGCCGAAGTTGCCGCAGCCGCACTTGCGCCCGTTGGGCTCGATGACGATATGACCGACCTCACCCAGAATCTGACGCGGCCCTCGGATGACCCGGTTGTTCATGGCCACGCCGCCGCCGACACCCGTACCCAGGGTGAACATCAGCAGGTTGTCGACTTCCCTGCCCGCGCCCCAGCGCAGTTCGGCAAGGGTAGCGCAGTAGGCGTCATTCTGAAGATGGACCGGAATGCCGCCCAAACGGTCGCCAAGCGTACGGGTAAGGGGGAACCCGCTGAGGCCCCTGATATTGGGAGCCTGCTTCACCACGCCCGCATCGGGGTCAACGGGACCGGGGAAGCCGATGGCGACCCCGACCAGGCTTGCGAGGCCGCCGGGCGCTTTCTCGCCGTGCTGCCGCACGCCGCGTTCCAGAGCGGAAACAAGAGCGTCCGGGGACGCGCCGACCGGGGTGTCATAAGAACCCCGGTCAACGAGACGGCCCTGGTCGTCGAAAACGCCCACCGCAAAAGTGGTGCCGCCCAGGTCGATGCCCAGGCTGTACTGATCTCCTTGACTGCTCAACTGAACTCGCCTCTAGTCGGAAAAAACCGCCTGGCGCAACTACTGGTCGCCAAAGGGGTCTTCATCGTCTCCAATGGGCCCGTAGTCCTCGGCGCCCTGGTCCTGGTAGCCGGCGGGCGCGGAATCAGGTGCAGGCCTTGACGGCATGGGCCGCGGCGCGGACTGCCCACCACTCTGTGGGCCGCCGCCACGCTGTGACCGCCGCAATTCCGACTCCTGCCGGGTCTCCAGTTGTTGGACCGTGTTTGCGACAATCTCAACGCTGGTACGCTTCTGGCCGTCGTTGGTCTGCCAGTTGCGCGACTGAATCCGCCCCTCGACTCCCACTCGCGCCCCTTTGTCGAGGTACTGGGCCACGAACTCGCCAGTCTTTCCGAATGCAACGATGTCCAGGAAGTCCGTATCCTGCTGGCCTTCCTGCTTGCGCTGACGTTCCACCGCGAGACGGAAGTTGACCACTGCCATTCCGCTTGCGGTGTAGCGCATTTCGGGATCGTTGACAATCCTACCCACGAGCACACAGACGTTGATCACGAAGTGCCACTCCCCGACTGGTCTTAGTATGCGCCAGTTCCCGGCTGCGGCGGTTTACTGCTCTTGCTCGGCCTCGGGGGCCTCCTCGGCGGCCGGCATTTCCTCAGCGATCGGCGTCTCCTCAACAGCCGGCTCCTCTTCAGCGGCGGGCGCCTCCTCGGCAGCCGGTGCCTCCTCAGCGGCCGGAGCTTCGGCTTCGCCCTCGGCAGTTTCGTCCTCGACAGCTTCGCCTTCAGCAGCCTCTTCGGCGGGCTTCGCGCTGGGCCTGGGCCTGCCGACCATAAACTCGGGGTTCGCGAGAACA
Above is a window of Armatimonadota bacterium DNA encoding:
- a CDS encoding ROK family protein; translation: MSSQGDQYSLGIDLGGTTFAVGVFDDQGRLVDRGSYDTPVGASPDALVSALERGVRQHGEKAPGGLASLVGVAIGFPGPVDPDAGVVKQAPNIRGLSGFPLTRTLGDRLGGIPVHLQNDAYCATLAELRWGAGREVDNLLMFTLGTGVGGGVAMNNRVIRGPRQILGEVGHIVIEPNGRKCGCGNFGCLEAMAAKQAIIDMAARAIQSGRPTLLNDLTSGNQCRLTPQVVTEACEAGDAAAIDVYQRAGYYIGLALCNCIVLCDPDLIVIGGGIAAAGKFIFDPIKRTVAARSLISGFDVQNIVPARFGNDAGVFGAGALAWEQA
- a CDS encoding single-stranded DNA-binding protein; amino-acid sequence: MINVCVLVGRIVNDPEMRYTASGMAVVNFRLAVERQRKQEGQQDTDFLDIVAFGKTGEFVAQYLDKGARVGVEGRIQSRNWQTNDGQKRTSVEIVANTVQQLETRQESELRRSQRGGGPQSGGQSAPRPMPSRPAPDSAPAGYQDQGAEDYGPIGDDEDPFGDQ